The Nostoc sp. PCC 7524 nucleotide sequence TACGGGAGCAATGTTTTTCGAGATAAGCGATGAAGTTCTTAGCTTGTTTGCCTCGGCAATTATGGAATAAAGCTTTAGCTTCTTCAACTTGACCCTGCCATAAAAGAGTTTCAGCTGCTTTGAGTCGCTTATTTGAACCACCTACTTTATAAAGATTTTCCTTGAGATGATACCAATCTAAAATTTCCCAACGCTCAAAATTTCCTGGTTTACCAAACTCTTTGACGAGATTCCATACACCATCATGACCATCTCCTAAGCAGACTAACGGGTTAACTAAACGCTGGCTATTGACATAATCAATTAATGATTGGTTGTCATCAAAAAACGCACCATAGTAAATCCCTTGCAAACGAACCGTTTTATAGTCTCGCCAGTGACAGCCTGCTTTGAGTTTACCTCTAAGTCGAACTTTTCCTCCATCTACGCTGACTTCTGAAACTGATTGTTTAGCCTGCGGTAGTTGAATTTCTTGTGACAGAACTAGTTTTTGTTGGGTTGAGTGACCAACTTTCACTCCTGTTAATGCCTCAATCTCAATTTCTGCTTTTTGATATGATTCATTTGCTGATAGCCTCAAACAGCACTTTTGAAGTAATGGGCTTAACCTACTTCTTGCTTTTATACCTAGTCTTTGTAGCTGTTTGGCTTTAAGAGTCAATTCCCCTACTAGGCTTTTTATTTTCCGGCTTTTACCTACTTTTGTTCCTGTTTTTTGTTCGATAAAAAAAGGGCTATTTCTGGGCTGACTAGCTCTAATACTTGACTGCGAACGGTTTTTTCTATGCCTTCGAGGTCTGTCAGCTTACTTTTGTCTGCTTCTTCATACAGCAGTGTTGACAATTCTTGTAAGCAGGCTTTGATCCGTTCTTTTTTCTCTTGATTCATTGTCAGCGCGCCCACAGGGTTATTTCCCTTTACATTTTCCCATAAATGGTAAATCTGCCAAAACTGGATGCTCCCGATTGGTTAGTTACTTGTGTTCGCGTAGCGTTTCGCAGAAAAAGATTTGCGCCCCATGCTCCACAACAAAATCCTGTAGAAGATATTTGATTACAAGCGAAAAGATTAATTCGAGAGTTTTATTTTCTGTGTGATTCTTTCTCTGTAGTCAAGAGTTTATTTGAGCTATCTGTACATTGTCAAATATTTAACTTTCCTAAGTTACATGAATATGGTGTTTTCTCATTAATCATTTAGGACTGCTATAGAAAAGTATCAAAATTTACGAATGATCTGATTTTGATTTGTGTTGTAAGTATGATTCAAAAAGAAGGGTTCAGAGAATTTTTCAGTAAAATCACCCTTATTTAAGTATATATATAGCGTTTCTCAGTCTGGTGAAGTACAGTAGCAACAGTGGGTAAACCAATTATAAATATCATTTAAAGAGATTTGGTTAAAAGCCATTTCAATTGCTTTTGCTAAATCTGGATAACTTCTAGCACCAAGAGAACGTAGTATGTTCTTCAGCTTCGACCAACAATTTTCAATAGGGGAAAAATCAGGAGAATATGGTGGTAAATAAATCAACTTAGCTCCGGCAGCCTCAATGAGTGCTTCAATATCTCCACCTTGATGAATTGAGCAATTGTCCATGATTACATA carries:
- a CDS encoding ISKra4-like element ISNsp6 family transposase (programmed frameshift) gives rise to the protein MNQEKKERIKACLQELSTLLYEEADKSKLTDLEGIEKTVRSQVLELVSPEIAPFFIEQKTGTKVGKSRKIKSLVGELTLKAKQLQRLGIKARSRLSPLLQKCCLRLSANESYQKAEIEIEALTGVKVGHSTQQKLVLSQEIQLPQAKQSVSEVSVDGGKVRLRGKLKAGCHWRDYKTVRLQGIYYGAFFDDNQSLIDYVNSQRLVNPLVCLGDGHDGVWNLVKEFGKPGNFERWEILDWYHLKENLYKVGGSNKRLKAAETLLWQGQVEEAKALFHNCRGKQAKNFIAYLEKHCSRIVNYSYYQAEQLCSIGSGAVESAIKQIGARMKISGAQWNVESVNQILSVRCAYLNGLLAI